A region of Candidatus Methylomirabilis tolerans DNA encodes the following proteins:
- the glnE gene encoding bifunctional [glutamate--ammonia ligase]-adenylyl-L-tyrosine phosphorylase/[glutamate--ammonia-ligase] adenylyltransferase, translating to MKEPFSPGIEALAAAGCRNPEQALQTLQRLAGSSHLTSFQSILPLLLDRLRNLADPDMALNNLERYAEVVIDRGFLFSHLRDSPKSLDLLLTLFGSSQHLSDILIRFPQDLHWLLQPGLLRQTRSKEESVEDLNGFLSRVKSQGRAWMALRRFKMRETLRIGLQDLLGNLDLTAVTQQLSLMADVVLQRAYEICLADLVRRHGEPRCVGPSGDNVCGFAIIAMGKLGGGELNFSSDIDLLFIYEGEGETGGLASPSGIIIGKVSNHEFFTRLGEGLIKAISELTSEGRVFRVDMRLRPEGRAGALVYSLRGYELYYESWGQTWERMALIKARPVAGDPALGEAFLKLVEPFAYRRSLDYGAIGEIRAMKDRINAKVGQDEETFRHVKLGYGGIREIEFIVQTFQLLYGASDPWIREPNTLRALQRLADRGHVTNDEHATLAKAYTFLRTVEHRLQILHHLQTHTLPTDQDELVQLARRLGYSPSRTPDPALAFQQDYQRHIQAVRQVYDHLLREPSPGDEAIPSHPLADFLDGRTDDRVVREALAAAGVLDLDRAIRALFVIRDGPPFRHHTAGTQRILSALAPTLMEGLTQAPDPDLALLHFERLIEGIGSSTGLYDVFKQAPLVLVHLMRLFGASEFLSQTLIRHPALLDLLLVPDQPDRGRPNQLIEECSRVVAAVPPGSPRLDALRRFKQTEEFRIGILDLLGKADLDEVSLALTRLSEVCVRIACRLAREDLRPQYGLPSSEGFVVLGLGKCGAEEMGYGSDLDLAFAYAQEGTTTGGSQSISHAEYFGRLADKICKNLTTITREGTAYRVDIRLRPGGSAGRIAQSFVAFETHFTRTAELWERQAYLKVRPIAGDLNIAESFMTSLFELLYRPTSAESLARTITAMRHRMEVELTKEKTGERHVKLGSGGIVDIEFIAQFLQLAYGSSCPDLRVGNTLKVLEAAQGAGLLADQDVAYLCDSYRFLRTVQNRLRVVGDLEISALPKDPSQLDRLARRLEYEAGDDLCPGERFLADYERHTKRVRGIYEATFGHYHHGESGS from the coding sequence ATGAAGGAACCGTTCTCACCAGGGATTGAGGCGCTGGCCGCTGCCGGCTGCCGAAATCCGGAACAAGCCCTGCAGACCCTGCAACGTCTAGCTGGATCCTCACATCTGACCTCGTTCCAATCGATTCTCCCGCTGCTCCTGGATCGCCTGAGGAACCTCGCCGATCCGGACATGGCGCTCAATAATCTGGAGCGCTACGCCGAGGTGGTCATTGATCGGGGATTCCTGTTTTCGCATCTCCGAGACAGTCCCAAGTCGCTTGATCTTCTGCTGACGCTCTTTGGAAGCTCGCAGCATCTGTCCGACATCCTGATCCGTTTCCCGCAGGACCTTCACTGGCTGTTGCAGCCTGGCCTGCTTAGGCAGACCAGGTCCAAGGAGGAGTCGGTCGAAGATCTCAACGGGTTCCTCTCAAGGGTGAAGAGTCAGGGACGGGCATGGATGGCGCTACGTCGATTCAAGATGCGGGAGACCTTGCGAATCGGGCTTCAGGATCTTCTTGGCAACCTGGATCTGACCGCTGTGACGCAGCAACTATCCCTGATGGCCGATGTTGTGCTGCAGCGGGCCTATGAGATCTGCCTCGCTGACCTGGTACGGCGGCACGGCGAGCCGCGGTGCGTGGGACCCTCAGGCGACAACGTATGCGGATTTGCGATTATCGCAATGGGGAAACTCGGTGGCGGGGAGTTGAATTTCAGTTCGGACATCGATCTACTGTTCATCTACGAAGGAGAAGGTGAGACGGGTGGCCTCGCCAGCCCGTCGGGTATCATCATCGGGAAAGTAAGCAATCATGAGTTCTTCACGCGCCTTGGAGAGGGCCTGATTAAAGCGATCAGCGAGCTGACATCGGAGGGACGCGTCTTCAGAGTTGACATGCGGCTTCGACCGGAGGGACGGGCGGGTGCGCTGGTCTATTCGCTCAGGGGATATGAACTGTATTATGAATCATGGGGACAGACGTGGGAACGCATGGCGCTGATCAAGGCGAGGCCGGTAGCCGGTGATCCGGCGCTTGGGGAAGCATTCCTCAAGCTGGTGGAGCCGTTCGCTTATCGCAGGTCACTCGACTACGGCGCAATCGGGGAGATCCGGGCCATGAAGGATCGGATCAATGCGAAGGTCGGTCAGGATGAGGAGACCTTTCGTCACGTCAAGCTGGGCTACGGGGGGATCCGTGAGATCGAATTTATCGTGCAGACCTTTCAGCTCCTGTATGGGGCAAGCGATCCGTGGATCCGCGAGCCGAATACGCTCCGCGCATTGCAGCGGCTGGCTGACCGTGGGCACGTAACCAACGATGAACACGCGACATTGGCCAAGGCCTATACCTTTCTCCGTACAGTCGAGCATCGCCTCCAGATCCTCCATCACTTGCAGACCCATACCTTACCAACGGATCAGGACGAGCTCGTCCAGTTGGCTCGACGCCTCGGCTACTCTCCCAGTCGGACACCCGATCCGGCGCTGGCCTTCCAGCAGGATTATCAGCGACACATCCAGGCGGTCAGACAGGTATATGACCACCTGCTGAGGGAGCCGTCTCCAGGGGACGAGGCGATTCCGTCTCATCCGCTTGCTGACTTTCTGGATGGGCGGACGGACGACAGGGTGGTGCGTGAGGCGTTGGCGGCCGCCGGAGTCTTGGATCTTGATCGTGCTATTCGCGCGCTGTTTGTGATACGCGACGGTCCTCCCTTCAGACATCATACGGCCGGCACACAGCGAATCCTTTCCGCTCTGGCGCCTACCCTCATGGAAGGTCTAACGCAGGCGCCGGACCCGGACCTGGCGCTCCTGCACTTTGAGCGGTTGATCGAGGGGATCGGCTCTAGTACCGGCTTGTACGACGTCTTCAAGCAGGCGCCGCTCGTCCTGGTCCACCTGATGCGACTCTTTGGTGCAAGTGAGTTCCTCTCGCAGACCCTGATCAGGCACCCCGCGCTCTTGGACCTGCTGCTTGTACCTGATCAGCCTGATCGTGGACGACCCAATCAGCTCATTGAGGAATGCTCACGTGTGGTGGCGGCTGTTCCGCCGGGCAGCCCACGGTTAGATGCGTTGCGGCGGTTTAAACAGACTGAAGAGTTCCGAATTGGTATCCTGGACCTGCTCGGAAAGGCCGATCTTGACGAAGTGAGTCTGGCCTTAACGCGTCTCTCGGAGGTCTGTGTCCGGATAGCCTGCAGACTCGCACGTGAGGATCTGAGGCCGCAGTATGGGCTGCCGTCCTCAGAAGGGTTCGTCGTCTTGGGTCTCGGCAAATGTGGCGCTGAGGAGATGGGGTACGGGTCCGACCTTGATCTCGCCTTCGCTTACGCGCAAGAAGGAACGACGACGGGCGGCTCCCAGAGTATAAGTCATGCCGAGTATTTCGGACGTCTGGCCGACAAGATTTGCAAGAACCTCACGACCATCACCAGAGAGGGAACAGCCTATCGGGTCGACATCCGGCTGCGTCCAGGTGGATCGGCAGGTAGGATTGCACAGTCCTTTGTGGCATTCGAGACTCATTTTACCCGTACAGCAGAACTGTGGGAACGCCAGGCGTATCTGAAGGTGCGTCCGATTGCGGGAGATCTCAATATCGCGGAGTCGTTCATGACTTCATTATTCGAGCTTCTCTATCGACCCACCTCAGCCGAGAGCTTGGCCAGGACCATTACGGCGATGCGGCATCGGATGGAGGTGGAACTGACCAAAGAGAAGACCGGTGAGCGCCATGTAAAGTTAGGGAGCGGTGGAATCGTCGATATCGAGTTCATCGCCCAGTTCCTCCAGCTTGCATACGGATCTTCGTGCCCCGATCTGCGGGTGGGCAATACGCTGAAGGTCCTGGAGGCAGCGCAGGGTGCGGGCCTGTTGGCCGACCAGGATGTCGCGTATCTGTGCGATTCCTACAGGTTCCTTCGTACTGTGCAGAATCGTCTTCGAGTCGTGGGCGATCTTGAGATCTCCGCATTGCCGAAAGATCCAAGCCAACTCGATCGCCTGGCACGGCGGCTTGAGTATGAAGCAGGTGATGACTTGTGCCCAGGGGAACGATTCCTGGCTGACTACGAGCGCCACACGAAGCGGGTACGAGGGATTTATGAAGCGACGTTCGGTCATTATCATCACGGTGAATCCGGGAGCTGA
- a CDS encoding NAD-dependent epimerase/dehydratase family protein, translating into MKVLVTGASGYIGFNVASAFRRAGYEVWGLVRSEKKAHTIAMHEIRPVIGSMQHPESYQPIAEQCSVLIHAAVDYQADTFSLDRHTMEVLLAAGKGGSQPQTVVYTSGTWVYGDTHGKPVDEDASVRPASLVASRPGIEQMVLGASGIRSVVIRPGCVYGRQGGLTGMWFDGPDKGRLLQVTGDGNNRWAMVHVDDLAEGYLRAAEGGLTSEIFNFTDGSDSTVREMISAVARVTGYTGQIRFVPTAEASHILDGFAECLTLDQLVNSGKAGRLLGWQPKHHGFIDEVETYFQSWKAAQYA; encoded by the coding sequence ATGAAGGTACTTGTGACTGGTGCAAGCGGCTACATCGGCTTTAACGTAGCCTCGGCTTTTCGCCGTGCCGGGTATGAGGTGTGGGGGCTGGTCCGGAGTGAGAAAAAGGCCCATACCATTGCCATGCACGAGATCCGCCCGGTCATCGGGAGCATGCAACATCCGGAAAGCTATCAGCCGATTGCGGAGCAATGTTCTGTGCTGATCCACGCGGCCGTTGATTACCAGGCCGATACCTTTTCACTGGACAGGCACACCATGGAGGTATTGCTGGCGGCCGGTAAAGGCGGTTCGCAGCCGCAGACCGTTGTCTACACAAGCGGGACGTGGGTGTATGGCGATACCCATGGCAAGCCGGTGGATGAGGATGCGTCCGTGAGACCTGCGTCACTGGTCGCCAGCCGTCCTGGCATTGAGCAGATGGTGCTGGGCGCATCAGGAATTCGGAGCGTCGTTATCCGGCCCGGCTGCGTCTATGGCCGGCAAGGCGGATTAACCGGGATGTGGTTCGACGGCCCTGACAAAGGAAGACTGCTCCAGGTAACTGGCGATGGTAACAATCGCTGGGCCATGGTACATGTCGATGACCTGGCTGAAGGATATCTGCGCGCGGCTGAGGGCGGACTCACAAGCGAGATATTCAACTTTACCGATGGCTCCGATTCTACCGTGCGTGAAATGATCAGCGCCGTGGCGCGGGTCACCGGATATACCGGGCAGATTCGATTTGTCCCGACGGCTGAAGCGTCTCACATCCTGGACGGGTTTGCCGAGTGTCTGACCTTGGACCAGCTTGTGAATTCCGGGAAAGCGGGCCGCCTGTTAGGATGGCAACCGAAGCATCACGGCTTTATTGACGAGGTCGAGACTTATTTTCAGTCGTGGAAAGCCGCTCAGTACGCGTGA
- a CDS encoding ArsA family ATPase: protein MRIILYTGKGGVGKTTVSAATALMAAERGYRTLVISTDPAHSLADAFDQPLGSEPTQVTDHLWGQEINVLEEIRTHWGEVKDYLTVLFATRGVDEVIAEEMAVFPGLEELCSLLQIRLQGEEGRFDCLIVDCAPTGETMRLLSFPDVARWYMEKLFPWERRIVTAMGPIVQPFVPVPLPKDNVYAAIETLFNRIDGMKEVLCDPKRSSIRLVLNPEKMVIKEAQRALTYLNLYGYVTDAVICNRVFPRQLQQGYFAEWSHIQERYREMIQQGFSPIPIWEIPLFDREVVGLPMLERMGRSLFADQDPLHVWMSGPIQTVRKKGGHYYLRLRLPFLQKEELSLLKRGDELVVSIGNFRRDLVLPRALADLTVKRARLEEGYLVVRFGQDGSSQEEKDG from the coding sequence ATGCGCATCATCCTGTATACCGGCAAGGGAGGGGTAGGTAAGACGACGGTCTCAGCCGCCACGGCGTTAATGGCGGCCGAGCGAGGCTACCGGACCCTGGTCATCAGTACTGACCCGGCCCACAGCCTGGCCGATGCCTTCGATCAGCCTCTCGGGTCCGAGCCGACGCAGGTCACTGACCATCTCTGGGGACAGGAAATCAATGTCCTGGAGGAGATCCGGACCCACTGGGGTGAGGTCAAGGACTATCTTACGGTCCTCTTCGCCACGCGCGGCGTGGACGAGGTGATCGCCGAGGAGATGGCGGTCTTTCCCGGATTGGAGGAGCTGTGTAGTCTCCTGCAGATCCGACTGCAGGGCGAGGAAGGACGCTTCGATTGTCTCATCGTCGATTGCGCGCCAACCGGGGAGACGATGCGCCTGCTGAGCTTTCCGGATGTGGCCCGCTGGTACATGGAGAAGCTCTTTCCGTGGGAGCGTCGGATCGTGACCGCGATGGGCCCCATTGTCCAGCCCTTCGTGCCTGTTCCCCTACCCAAGGATAATGTCTATGCGGCCATCGAGACGCTCTTTAACCGTATTGACGGGATGAAAGAGGTGCTGTGCGACCCGAAGCGCTCCAGCATCAGGCTGGTTCTAAACCCGGAGAAGATGGTCATCAAAGAGGCGCAGCGGGCTCTCACCTATCTCAACCTCTATGGCTATGTGACCGATGCCGTCATCTGCAACCGGGTGTTTCCGCGCCAGCTCCAGCAGGGCTATTTCGCCGAGTGGAGCCACATCCAGGAACGGTATCGGGAGATGATCCAACAAGGCTTTTCGCCGATTCCGATCTGGGAGATCCCGCTTTTCGACCGAGAGGTCGTCGGCCTCCCGATGCTTGAGCGCATGGGCCGAAGCCTCTTTGCCGACCAGGATCCACTTCACGTCTGGATGTCTGGTCCGATCCAGACGGTTCGCAAGAAAGGGGGCCACTACTATCTTCGGCTAAGGCTCCCATTTCTTCAGAAGGAAGAGTTGTCGCTCTTGAAGCGAGGCGACGAGCTGGTGGTGTCGATCGGGAACTTCCGGCGAGACCTTGTGCTTCCCAGAGCGCTGGCCGACCTCACGGTGAAAAGGGCAAGACTTGAGGAAGGCTATCTTGTGGTACGCTTTGGTCAGGACGGAAGCTCTCAGGAGGAGAAGGATGGCTAA